Proteins encoded together in one Olsenella timonensis window:
- the gatB gene encoding Asp-tRNA(Asn)/Glu-tRNA(Gln) amidotransferase subunit GatB produces MKKLAEVLRDWEAVIGLEVHTELTALETKMFCNCRLSHDDEPNTNVCPVCLGMPGALPVPNERAIESIVMAGLATNCQIMRHSMFYRKHYFYPDMAKNFQTTQGPVAFCMHGHLDLEVSGAGAKERPDGTVEKDGDGSYVAPIRILRIHMEEDAAKMVHVGGEEGRITAATESLIDYNRCGTPLIELVTEPDLRTPEEARLFMEKLRQTFLTLGISDCSLENGSMRCDGNISLRRRGETKFGTKTEMKNINSFKSLHDALEYEICRQAEVLEEGGVVYQETRHWEPSRRRTVVMRVKETADDYRLFPDPDLAPFDLTDEFVERCRARIPELPDAKRDRYVADYGLRRADAAQLAGDPAVAAFFEDALAAAGEKSVETVAKVMVNLVPSYDALTPAQVASLSALLAEDAITFAQAREVLDAVNGTGEDPAAYVDAHGMRQSTDEGALGAIVDEVLGRCTDQVQQYRDGNKKVLGFLVGQCMKAAKGSGNPKAFNKMLAERLEA; encoded by the coding sequence ATGAAGAAGCTCGCCGAGGTCCTGCGCGACTGGGAGGCCGTGATCGGCCTCGAGGTCCACACCGAGCTCACCGCGCTCGAGACCAAGATGTTCTGCAACTGCCGCCTCTCCCACGACGACGAGCCCAACACCAACGTCTGCCCCGTGTGCCTGGGCATGCCGGGCGCGCTGCCCGTGCCCAACGAGAGGGCCATCGAGTCGATCGTGATGGCGGGCCTGGCCACCAACTGCCAGATCATGCGCCACTCGATGTTCTACCGGAAGCACTACTTCTACCCGGACATGGCCAAGAACTTCCAGACCACCCAGGGCCCCGTCGCGTTCTGCATGCACGGACACCTGGACCTGGAGGTCTCCGGGGCCGGCGCCAAGGAGCGTCCGGACGGCACGGTCGAGAAGGACGGTGACGGCTCCTACGTCGCGCCCATCCGGATCCTGCGCATCCACATGGAGGAGGACGCCGCCAAGATGGTGCACGTGGGCGGCGAGGAGGGCCGGATCACCGCTGCCACCGAGAGCCTCATCGACTACAACCGCTGCGGCACGCCGCTGATCGAGCTCGTCACCGAGCCCGACCTGCGCACGCCCGAGGAGGCGCGCCTCTTCATGGAGAAGCTGCGCCAGACCTTCCTCACGCTCGGCATCTCCGACTGCTCGCTCGAGAACGGCTCCATGCGCTGCGACGGCAACATCTCGCTGCGCCGCAGGGGCGAGACGAAGTTCGGCACCAAGACCGAGATGAAGAACATCAACTCGTTCAAGAGCCTGCACGACGCGCTCGAGTACGAGATCTGCCGCCAGGCCGAGGTGCTCGAGGAGGGTGGCGTCGTCTACCAGGAGACGCGCCACTGGGAGCCGAGTCGTCGGCGCACTGTGGTCATGCGCGTCAAGGAGACCGCGGACGACTACCGCCTCTTCCCGGACCCGGACCTCGCGCCCTTCGACCTCACGGACGAGTTCGTCGAGCGCTGCCGCGCGCGCATCCCCGAGCTGCCGGACGCCAAGCGCGACCGCTACGTGGCCGACTACGGGCTCAGGCGCGCGGACGCGGCCCAGCTCGCGGGCGACCCGGCCGTGGCCGCCTTCTTCGAGGACGCGCTCGCCGCGGCGGGCGAGAAGAGCGTGGAGACCGTGGCCAAGGTCATGGTGAACCTCGTCCCCAGCTACGACGCGCTCACGCCCGCGCAGGTCGCGAGCCTCTCGGCGCTTCTCGCCGAGGACGCGATCACGTTCGCCCAGGCGCGCGAGGTGCTCGACGCCGTGAACGGCACCGGCGAGGACCCGGCCGCCTACGTGGACGCTCACGGGATGCGCCAGTCCACCGACGAGGGCGCGCTCGGCGCCATCGTGGACGAGGTGCTTGGTCGCTGCACCGACCAGGTGCAGCAGTATCGCGACGGCAACAAGAAGGTGCTCGGGTTCCTGGTGGGCCAGTGCATGAAGGCGGCGAAGGGCTCCGGCAACCCCAAGGCGTTCAACAAGATGCTCGCAGAGCGGCTCGAGGCGTAG
- the ssnA gene encoding putative aminohydrolase SsnA, which translates to MLLVTNGRVITRDAANAYLESGAVAIDGERIAEVGDARALAEKYPGAEVVDAHGGVIMPGLVNCHTHIYSGLARGLSIKGCNPTNFLENLEQQWWKIDDNLTLDGTRASAYATVLDSLRDGVTTIFDHHASFCEIPGSLFAIKDVCEETGIRACLCYETSDRRGDEKRDQSIAENAEFARWAAEQDSGMIAAMFGGHATFTLSDETMDKMAEANDGLTGFHIHVCEGMNDVWDSRQNRGGISPIERLLQHDLLGPRTMLGHCIHVTPAEMDIIKETGTHIVNNPESNMGNAVGCAPVLEFFRRGIPVHMGTDAYTHDMLESLKVFLIIQRHNAAMPNVGWVEAMTMLFQNNPAMASAYFGREVGVLRPGAAADVIVMDYPVFTPFSDENVDGHMLFGMMGKNCRTTIVNGRVLYKDREFVAFDEERINAWTLEQSKRLWGTLNERAY; encoded by the coding sequence ATGCTGCTCGTCACCAACGGTCGCGTCATCACGCGCGACGCCGCCAACGCCTACCTCGAGAGCGGCGCCGTCGCCATCGACGGCGAGAGGATCGCCGAGGTCGGCGACGCCCGTGCCCTGGCCGAGAAGTACCCGGGCGCCGAGGTCGTGGACGCCCACGGCGGCGTCATCATGCCGGGCCTCGTGAACTGCCACACCCACATCTACTCCGGCCTGGCGCGCGGCCTGTCCATCAAGGGCTGCAACCCCACCAACTTCCTCGAGAACCTCGAGCAGCAGTGGTGGAAGATCGACGACAACCTCACGCTCGACGGCACGCGCGCGAGCGCCTACGCCACCGTGCTCGACAGCCTGCGCGACGGCGTGACGACGATCTTCGACCACCACGCGAGCTTCTGCGAGATTCCCGGCTCCCTCTTCGCGATTAAGGACGTCTGCGAGGAGACGGGCATCCGTGCGTGCCTGTGCTACGAGACCTCCGACCGCCGAGGCGACGAGAAGCGCGACCAGTCGATCGCCGAGAACGCCGAGTTCGCGCGGTGGGCGGCCGAGCAGGACTCTGGCATGATCGCCGCGATGTTCGGTGGCCACGCCACCTTCACGCTCTCCGACGAGACGATGGACAAGATGGCCGAGGCCAACGACGGCCTCACGGGCTTCCACATCCACGTCTGCGAGGGCATGAACGACGTCTGGGACTCCCGACAGAACCGCGGCGGCATCTCGCCGATCGAGCGCCTGCTGCAGCACGACCTCCTCGGGCCGCGCACGATGCTCGGCCACTGCATCCACGTCACGCCCGCCGAGATGGACATCATCAAGGAGACCGGCACCCACATCGTCAACAACCCCGAGTCCAACATGGGCAACGCCGTGGGCTGCGCGCCGGTGCTCGAGTTCTTCCGCCGCGGCATCCCCGTCCACATGGGCACGGACGCCTACACGCACGACATGCTCGAGAGCCTCAAGGTCTTCCTCATCATCCAGCGCCACAACGCCGCCATGCCCAACGTGGGCTGGGTCGAGGCCATGACGATGCTCTTCCAGAACAACCCCGCCATGGCGAGCGCCTACTTCGGGCGCGAGGTCGGCGTGCTGCGTCCCGGCGCCGCGGCCGACGTCATCGTGATGGACTACCCGGTCTTCACGCCGTTCTCGGACGAGAACGTCGACGGCCACATGCTCTTCGGCATGATGGGCAAGAACTGCCGCACCACGATTGTCAACGGCAGGGTGCTCTACAAGGACCGCGAGTTCGTGGCCTTCGACGAGGAGCGCATCAACGCCTGGACGCTCGAGCAGTCCAAGAGGCTCTGGGGCACGCTCAACGAGCGCGCGTACTAG
- a CDS encoding TetR/AcrR family transcriptional regulator: MPAIFTTGDREALRQRMIEAGWECLLERGYRATRVEDVARVAGIAQGTFYGFFGSKREFVAEMVINNRRELQAELGELRARTGGSIGRGDLGAWMRSVWHSERVVFRCIGARDYQRICELLPDEVCLGPELEGSLLDEIGRAVRDAGGTSDPQLASALQRTCALTLLARNQFEPEVLERTVDALIEATLDALYGRGDEGERGGEGDE, encoded by the coding sequence ATGCCGGCGATCTTCACGACGGGCGACCGGGAGGCGCTGCGCCAGCGCATGATCGAGGCGGGGTGGGAGTGCCTGCTCGAGCGGGGGTATCGCGCCACGCGCGTGGAGGACGTGGCGCGCGTGGCGGGCATCGCCCAGGGGACGTTCTACGGCTTCTTTGGGTCGAAGCGCGAGTTTGTGGCGGAGATGGTGATCAACAACCGCCGCGAGCTCCAGGCGGAGCTCGGGGAGCTGCGCGCGCGTACGGGAGGGTCGATCGGCCGCGGGGACCTCGGCGCGTGGATGCGCTCGGTCTGGCACAGCGAGCGCGTCGTGTTCCGCTGCATCGGGGCACGTGACTACCAGCGAATCTGCGAGCTGCTCCCGGACGAGGTGTGCCTGGGGCCCGAGCTCGAGGGGAGCCTGCTCGACGAGATCGGCCGTGCGGTCAGGGACGCCGGGGGGACGTCGGACCCCCAGCTCGCGTCGGCGCTCCAGCGCACGTGCGCGCTCACGCTGCTCGCGCGCAATCAGTTTGAGCCGGAGGTCCTCGAGCGCACGGTGGACGCGCTCATCGAGGCCACCCTCGACGCCCTCTACGGGCGAGGGGACGAGGGGGAGAGGGGAGGGGAAGGCGATGAGTGA
- a CDS encoding YitT family protein gives MEDEAGSRAVVEPVAEEMTPDEARRAERLSRRRMAYSFPQFFCLLNLGLILTAVALVLFKTPNHLAFGGTTGFAILLNTAIPVLPVSAYMWILNAALVLLGLVFLERKAVLWSAFASFALSGYTSLFEWLFPVTVSITGDLWLDVCFAVLLPAVGSALVFDIGASTGGTDILAMILRRRTDIEIGKALFAVDVGVVVAAIGLYGARVGLYCVLALIGKTFVVDGFIESIRQRKVCQVICDHPRDVEEFIVKKLGRTATVTFGWGAYSGRRQTILTSVLSRREAMKLRLFVRAQDPSAFITIVSSSEIVGRGFRGVN, from the coding sequence GTGGAAGACGAGGCGGGGTCTCGAGCGGTCGTCGAGCCGGTCGCGGAGGAGATGACCCCCGACGAGGCGCGTCGCGCGGAGCGGCTCTCCCGGCGGCGCATGGCCTACAGCTTTCCGCAGTTCTTCTGCCTGCTCAACCTCGGCCTCATCCTCACGGCCGTGGCCCTGGTGCTCTTCAAGACGCCCAACCACCTGGCCTTCGGCGGCACCACGGGCTTTGCGATCCTGCTCAACACCGCGATTCCCGTCCTTCCCGTCTCTGCGTACATGTGGATCCTGAACGCCGCGCTCGTCCTTCTCGGCCTGGTCTTCCTGGAGCGTAAGGCGGTGCTGTGGAGCGCGTTCGCGTCGTTCGCGCTCTCGGGCTACACGTCGCTCTTCGAGTGGCTGTTCCCCGTCACCGTCTCGATCACCGGCGACCTGTGGCTCGACGTCTGCTTCGCGGTGCTGCTGCCGGCGGTGGGGTCGGCCCTGGTCTTTGACATCGGCGCCTCCACGGGCGGCACCGACATCCTCGCCATGATCTTGCGCAGGCGCACCGACATAGAGATCGGCAAGGCGCTCTTCGCCGTGGACGTGGGCGTGGTCGTGGCCGCGATCGGGCTCTACGGCGCGCGCGTGGGCCTCTACTGCGTGCTCGCGCTCATCGGGAAGACCTTCGTGGTGGACGGCTTCATCGAGTCCATCCGCCAGCGCAAGGTCTGCCAGGTCATCTGCGACCACCCGCGCGACGTGGAGGAGTTCATCGTCAAGAAGCTCGGGAGGACCGCGACGGTGACCTTTGGGTGGGGGGCGTACTCCGGCAGGCGCCAGACCATCCTCACGAGCGTGCTCTCGCGCCGGGAGGCCATGAAGCTGCGCCTCTTCGTGCGGGCACAGGACCCGAGCGCCTTCATCACGATCGTGAGCAGCTCGGAGATCGTCGGTCGCGGCTTCCGCGGCGTGAACTAG
- a CDS encoding MFS transporter codes for MSDGHDECGGSAGRRGEGRVHRGWALFTILCMTFMETLDGTIVNVALPTMQAELGVEATQIQLVASAFLVVTCAFLLVFGRLGDIVGKVRVFQLGVVLFTAGSALCALSSTLPALVGARVVQALGVAASLANNQGIITEMFAESRGRALGLVATFTALGAMAGPTIGGALVSSLPWESIFVINLPIGLVSLLVGLRVLPNRRPAERRSFDVVGALLVVPSILLLFVAITLMESGVNPTALIALAAGAALLVTFVLAERRQEEPLVRLEVFRSASCDIDLVAMVLVFLGLSGVTIVMPFYLQDALGLDPAVAGLVMACYPLVNATVGTLAGALSDRVGCIKPTLLGQAVFALGLLGLSLLTLSTPVSAIVPMLMFTSLGSAVFQSPNNSLIMGHAAPETLGFVGSLGNLMRYLGQSLGVTVSMGVLYGAMSARAGRVVTSYVPGEPELFMAGLSTVFRALAALVLVGLALSLVRTLVIERRHR; via the coding sequence ATGAGTGACGGGCACGACGAGTGCGGAGGGTCTGCCGGACGACGCGGCGAGGGCCGCGTCCATCGCGGCTGGGCGCTCTTCACGATCCTGTGCATGACGTTCATGGAGACGCTCGACGGGACCATCGTGAACGTGGCGCTTCCCACCATGCAGGCGGAGCTCGGCGTCGAGGCGACCCAGATCCAGCTCGTCGCCAGCGCGTTTCTCGTGGTGACCTGCGCGTTCCTCCTCGTCTTCGGCCGGCTGGGGGACATCGTGGGCAAGGTGCGCGTCTTCCAGCTGGGAGTCGTGCTCTTCACCGCGGGCTCGGCGCTCTGCGCGCTCTCCTCCACGCTCCCGGCGCTCGTGGGCGCGCGCGTGGTGCAGGCGCTCGGCGTCGCGGCGAGCCTCGCCAACAACCAGGGCATCATCACGGAGATGTTCGCCGAGAGCCGAGGTCGGGCGCTCGGTCTCGTGGCGACGTTCACCGCGCTCGGCGCGATGGCCGGGCCGACCATCGGCGGCGCGCTCGTCTCGTCGCTCCCCTGGGAGTCGATCTTCGTCATCAACCTGCCCATCGGGCTGGTGTCCCTGCTCGTCGGGCTGAGGGTGCTGCCCAACCGCCGTCCCGCCGAGCGCCGCTCGTTCGACGTCGTGGGCGCGCTGCTCGTGGTGCCGTCCATCCTGCTGCTGTTCGTCGCCATCACGCTCATGGAGTCGGGCGTGAACCCGACGGCGCTCATCGCGCTCGCTGCCGGCGCGGCCCTGCTCGTCACCTTCGTCCTCGCCGAGCGCAGGCAGGAGGAGCCGCTCGTGCGACTCGAGGTGTTCCGCAGCGCGAGCTGCGACATCGACCTCGTCGCCATGGTCCTCGTGTTTCTCGGCCTCTCGGGCGTGACCATCGTCATGCCGTTCTACCTGCAGGACGCCCTCGGCCTCGACCCGGCCGTCGCCGGGCTCGTGATGGCGTGCTACCCGCTCGTGAACGCCACCGTGGGCACGCTCGCCGGGGCCCTCTCGGACCGGGTCGGCTGCATCAAGCCCACGCTGCTGGGACAGGCGGTCTTCGCGCTGGGGCTCCTCGGGCTCTCGCTGCTCACGCTCTCCACGCCCGTCTCCGCCATCGTTCCCATGCTGATGTTCACCTCGCTCGGCAGCGCGGTCTTCCAGTCGCCCAACAACTCGCTCATCATGGGCCACGCGGCTCCCGAGACGCTGGGCTTCGTCGGCTCGCTCGGCAACCTCATGCGCTATCTCGGGCAGTCGCTCGGCGTGACCGTCTCCATGGGCGTCCTCTACGGGGCGATGAGCGCGCGTGCCGGACGGGTGGTGACGAGCTACGTTCCCGGTGAGCCCGAGCTCTTCATGGCGGGGCTCTCGACGGTGTTCCGGGCGCTCGCGGCCCTTGTCCTCGTGGGGCTTGCGCTCTCGCTCGTGCGCACGCTCGTGATCGAGCGGAGACATCGGTAA
- a CDS encoding transcriptional regulator yields the protein MTEAQLDFYKRLAHALALQFGSGCEVVVHDLEAADPSHSIVAIENGHVTGRRLGDGPSHVVLEALHAGGERLEDRLAYLTKTADGKILKSSTVFIRDDDGRAVGIFAVNYDITILRAMGDTIAEVVGTEPSAPREPEPIVRSVADLLDDLIEQSVQLVGTPVALMSKEEKVRAIRYLNDTGAFLITKSGPKVCKFFGISKYTLYNYLDEARSGEKG from the coding sequence ATGACCGAGGCCCAGCTCGACTTCTACAAGCGGCTCGCCCACGCGCTCGCCCTGCAGTTTGGCAGCGGGTGCGAGGTCGTGGTCCATGACCTCGAGGCTGCCGACCCCAGCCACTCCATCGTCGCCATCGAGAATGGCCACGTCACCGGCCGCAGGCTCGGCGACGGCCCCAGCCACGTGGTCCTCGAGGCGCTGCACGCCGGCGGCGAGCGGCTGGAGGACCGTCTGGCCTACCTCACCAAGACCGCCGACGGCAAGATCCTCAAGTCCTCGACCGTCTTCATACGCGACGACGACGGCCGCGCCGTCGGCATCTTCGCCGTCAACTACGACATCACGATCCTGCGCGCGATGGGCGACACCATCGCCGAGGTCGTGGGGACGGAGCCGAGCGCGCCGCGCGAGCCGGAGCCGATTGTGCGCAGCGTGGCGGACCTGCTCGACGACCTGATCGAGCAGAGCGTCCAGCTCGTGGGAACGCCGGTGGCGCTCATGTCCAAGGAGGAGAAGGTCCGCGCGATCCGCTACCTCAACGACACCGGCGCGTTCCTCATCACCAAGAGCGGCCCCAAGGTCTGCAAGTTCTTCGGCATCTCCAAGTACACGCTCTACAACTACCTCGACGAGGCGCGCTCCGGCGAGAAGGGCTAG
- the gatC gene encoding Asp-tRNA(Asn)/Glu-tRNA(Gln) amidotransferase subunit GatC: MPLTREDVAGIADYARIALTDAELDEMTSYMNSAIELLEPIRTYDLEGVEPTFHPVGDLSNVMGADVPDDTDRHLPLDVALANAGASRDRSFRVPSILGDQGGDR; encoded by the coding sequence ATGCCGCTTACCAGAGAAGACGTGGCGGGCATCGCGGACTACGCGCGCATCGCCCTCACCGACGCCGAGCTCGATGAGATGACGTCCTACATGAACAGCGCGATCGAGCTGCTCGAGCCCATCCGCACCTACGACCTCGAGGGCGTCGAGCCCACGTTCCACCCCGTCGGGGACCTCTCCAACGTGATGGGCGCCGACGTCCCCGACGACACGGACCGTCACCTGCCCCTCGACGTGGCGCTCGCAAACGCCGGAGCCTCGCGCGACCGCAGCTTCCGCGTTCCGTCCATCCTCGGCGACCAGGGGGGTGACCGATAG
- a CDS encoding uracil-xanthine permease family protein produces MANTKAAGEKGSSAILFQREGMPPVGEMLPCALQHVLASFAGIITPAILIAATFDFTTQQRTDIIQVALILSAIDTALQAFAPFRRIGGNLPIVMGVSFAFLPALQAMGATFSFGALLGGEIVGGIAAILFGIFYGKLKGFFPPVVTGTVIFTIGVSLYPTAIKYMAGGEGTPLWGTPQAWCVALVTFAVVFGLNNFAKGTLKLGSVFFGMIAGIIVSAPFGMLNFSAVGEAGVFALPKVMPYAIEFHPEVCITLAVVYPMVAIQVIGDVSAACLGSMDRMPDERELSGAIVSQGATSLVSAFIGGLPTSALGQNVGIICSNKVVNKWVFVTVAVVFAAAGLLPQLSAVLTAIPQPVIGGATVGVFGTITMNGVRMFTKDGLTPRVTTIVGTSVVFGLGIWMASGCLAGEGMPSWVTTVIGSNAITPAAIMAIALNLILPKPEE; encoded by the coding sequence ATGGCCAACACGAAAGCGGCGGGGGAGAAGGGGTCCTCCGCGATCCTGTTCCAGCGCGAGGGGATGCCGCCCGTCGGCGAGATGCTGCCCTGCGCGCTCCAGCACGTGCTGGCGTCCTTCGCCGGCATCATCACGCCGGCGATCCTCATCGCGGCCACCTTTGACTTCACCACCCAGCAGCGCACCGACATCATCCAGGTCGCGCTGATCCTCTCCGCCATCGACACGGCGCTGCAGGCCTTTGCGCCGTTCCGTCGCATCGGCGGCAACCTGCCCATCGTCATGGGCGTCTCGTTCGCGTTCCTGCCGGCGCTGCAGGCCATGGGTGCCACGTTCTCCTTCGGCGCCCTTCTCGGGGGAGAGATCGTGGGCGGCATCGCCGCGATTCTCTTCGGCATCTTCTACGGCAAGCTCAAGGGCTTCTTCCCGCCGGTCGTCACCGGCACGGTGATCTTCACGATCGGCGTCTCGCTCTACCCGACGGCCATCAAGTACATGGCCGGCGGCGAGGGCACCCCGCTGTGGGGCACCCCGCAGGCCTGGTGCGTGGCGCTCGTCACCTTCGCCGTGGTCTTCGGCCTCAACAACTTCGCCAAGGGCACGCTCAAGCTCGGCAGCGTCTTCTTTGGCATGATCGCCGGCATCATCGTCTCCGCGCCCTTCGGCATGCTCAACTTCTCCGCCGTTGGCGAGGCAGGCGTCTTCGCCCTCCCCAAGGTCATGCCGTATGCGATCGAGTTCCACCCCGAGGTCTGCATCACGCTGGCCGTCGTCTACCCGATGGTCGCCATTCAGGTCATCGGAGACGTCTCCGCGGCCTGCCTCGGCTCCATGGACCGCATGCCCGACGAGCGCGAGCTCTCCGGCGCCATCGTCTCCCAGGGCGCCACGTCGCTCGTCTCCGCCTTCATCGGCGGCCTGCCCACGAGCGCCCTCGGCCAGAACGTGGGCATTATCTGCTCCAACAAGGTCGTCAACAAGTGGGTCTTCGTGACCGTGGCGGTCGTCTTCGCCGCGGCGGGCCTGCTGCCGCAGCTCTCCGCCGTGCTCACGGCCATCCCGCAGCCCGTCATCGGCGGCGCCACGGTGGGCGTCTTCGGCACCATCACTATGAACGGCGTCCGCATGTTCACCAAGGACGGCCTCACCCCGCGCGTCACCACGATCGTGGGCACCTCGGTGGTCTTCGGCCTGGGCATCTGGATGGCCTCGGGCTGCCTCGCCGGCGAGGGCATGCCCAGCTGGGTGACCACGGTCATCGGCTCCAACGCCATCACCCCGGCCGCGATCATGGCCATCGCCCTCAACCTGATCCTCCCCAAGCCGGAAGAGTAG
- the gatA gene encoding Asp-tRNA(Asn)/Glu-tRNA(Gln) amidotransferase subunit GatA: MAACFDQLSARGIAAGVAAGDFTATEVARAALDAVEARDGEVQAFLQVTADLALSAAAATDRARAAGEKLGPLAGVPVAFKDNMNLAGTRTTCASRMLANYESPYTATCVQRLLDAGATPVGKTNMDEFAFGSSTESSAFHPTANPWDTARVPGGSSGGSAAAVAAGEVTLSLGSDTGGSIRQPASFCGVVGLKPTYGAVSRYGVVAFGSSLDQVGPFGRSVEDVALTMNALTAGGRDPWDSTSQPCETDFLAHLDDPIEGRRVGVVPALMEAAGLADEVRDAVSAAARALADQGAELVEVELPNIASAIAAYYVIAPCEAFSNLARFDGVRYGYQEPGCSTLAEQTSLSRAHGFGEEAKRRQMLGAYLLSSGTYDTYYYPAQQVRTLITADYARAYEKCDVILMPAAPRTAFRFGELSDPTQMYASDLFTISNNIVGNCGISVPLGLGAQSGLPVSAQLQGPAFADATLLTFARAIERSFSPEGGAPVAPAFAGKGGELA; the protein is encoded by the coding sequence GTGGCAGCCTGCTTCGACCAGCTCTCCGCGCGCGGGATCGCCGCCGGCGTGGCGGCCGGTGACTTCACCGCGACCGAGGTCGCCCGCGCCGCGCTCGACGCCGTCGAGGCCCGTGACGGCGAGGTCCAGGCGTTCCTCCAGGTCACTGCCGACCTTGCACTCTCCGCCGCGGCGGCCACCGACAGGGCCCGCGCGGCGGGCGAGAAGCTCGGCCCGCTCGCCGGCGTCCCCGTGGCCTTCAAGGACAACATGAACCTCGCGGGCACGCGCACCACCTGCGCCTCGCGCATGCTGGCCAACTATGAGAGCCCCTACACCGCCACCTGCGTGCAGCGCCTCCTCGACGCGGGTGCCACGCCCGTGGGCAAGACCAACATGGACGAGTTCGCCTTCGGGTCCTCGACCGAGTCCTCCGCCTTCCACCCCACGGCCAACCCCTGGGACACCGCTCGCGTGCCGGGCGGCTCCTCGGGCGGCTCGGCCGCTGCCGTCGCGGCCGGCGAGGTCACGCTCTCCCTGGGCTCCGACACCGGCGGCTCCATCCGCCAGCCCGCGAGCTTCTGCGGCGTCGTTGGCCTGAAGCCCACCTACGGCGCGGTCAGCCGCTACGGCGTGGTCGCGTTCGGCAGCTCGCTCGACCAGGTGGGCCCCTTCGGCCGCAGCGTCGAGGACGTCGCGCTGACCATGAACGCGCTCACGGCCGGCGGGCGCGACCCGTGGGACTCCACGAGCCAGCCCTGCGAGACCGACTTCCTCGCCCACCTTGACGACCCGATCGAGGGCCGTCGCGTGGGCGTCGTGCCCGCCCTCATGGAGGCCGCCGGCCTCGCCGACGAGGTGCGCGACGCCGTGAGCGCCGCCGCCCGCGCGCTCGCCGACCAGGGCGCCGAGCTCGTGGAGGTGGAGCTGCCCAACATCGCCTCCGCCATCGCCGCCTACTACGTGATCGCCCCGTGCGAAGCCTTCTCCAACCTCGCGCGCTTCGACGGCGTGCGCTACGGCTACCAGGAGCCCGGCTGCTCCACGCTCGCCGAGCAGACCTCGCTCTCCCGCGCGCACGGCTTCGGCGAAGAGGCGAAGCGCCGCCAGATGCTGGGCGCCTACCTGCTCTCGAGCGGCACCTACGACACGTACTACTACCCGGCGCAGCAGGTCCGCACCCTCATCACGGCCGACTACGCCCGTGCGTACGAGAAGTGCGACGTCATCCTCATGCCGGCAGCGCCTCGCACGGCGTTCAGGTTTGGCGAGCTCTCCGATCCCACGCAGATGTACGCCTCCGACCTGTTCACGATCTCCAACAACATCGTCGGCAACTGCGGCATCTCCGTGCCGCTGGGCCTGGGCGCGCAGAGCGGCCTCCCGGTCTCGGCGCAGCTGCAGGGCCCGGCCTTCGCCGACGCGACGCTGCTCACGTTCGCGCGCGCGATCGAGCGGTCCTTCTCGCCCGAGGGAGGGGCGCCCGTCGCGCCCGCCTTTGCCGGGAAGGGGGGTGAGCTCGCATGA